Proteins encoded together in one Planctopirus ephydatiae window:
- a CDS encoding translation initiation factor, which translates to MTRLFAGTAFDRPPTCEVCQKLEDECACPPVVKAPTWADPKTQTVKLFEEKRKGNRFVTIVRGLKRETTDFAALLTSLKSTCGAGGSIEEDDLVIQGQQLQRLTDQLKSLGYRIAGGKSK; encoded by the coding sequence ATGACTCGTCTCTTTGCCGGAACGGCATTTGACAGGCCACCGACTTGTGAGGTGTGTCAGAAGCTGGAAGACGAGTGCGCTTGCCCGCCGGTCGTCAAAGCTCCCACCTGGGCCGACCCTAAGACTCAAACGGTGAAACTGTTTGAAGAAAAGCGCAAAGGGAATCGATTTGTGACGATCGTGCGCGGTCTCAAGCGAGAGACAACAGACTTTGCTGCATTGCTGACAAGTCTGAAATCGACGTGTGGAGCTGGTGGATCGATTGAGGAAGACGATCTTGTCATTCAGGGGCAGCAGTTACAGCGACTCACCGATCAGCTCAAGTCCCTGGGCTATCGAATTGCCGGTGGAAAGTCCAAGTGA
- the hisS gene encoding histidine--tRNA ligase, whose amino-acid sequence MITPRVLGGFRDYLPDAMMARERLMETARRVYRSYGFSPIDTPVLEYSEILLGKGGDESDKQLFRFRDNGDRDVAMRFDLTVPLARFSAMHAGELGLPFKRYHIAPVWRGEKPQKGRYREFVQCDFDTIGTLSNAADIETLMVIYDLLSAIGFTQNGQPQFGIRVNNRLILNGVLEQLGVAEKSVGVLRAIDKLPKVGREAVLAEMVEKVSLTNEQAVQVLDLLSTEADLDQLEKLLAANAKASEGVARLRELLSAAKEAGIPASAVTIDLSIARGLDYYTGTIYETFLTALPTIGSVCSGGRYDNLAGLFTKEQLPGIGASLGLDRLLAAMEELGMIGHATTPAVVFVPQFDESKLGAYMHLARRLRAAGIATEVYPEAKKLGKQLQYADRKGFRLAVIAGSDEFAKGEWQVKDLQSGSKEMIADAVLETRLLEILAAGK is encoded by the coding sequence TTGATTACACCGCGTGTGCTGGGTGGATTTCGTGACTATCTGCCAGATGCCATGATGGCTCGTGAGCGTCTGATGGAGACGGCCCGCCGGGTTTATCGCAGCTATGGCTTCAGCCCGATTGATACCCCTGTGCTTGAATACAGCGAGATTCTGCTGGGCAAAGGTGGCGATGAATCGGACAAGCAGTTGTTTCGCTTCCGCGATAACGGCGACCGCGATGTGGCCATGCGGTTTGATTTAACCGTCCCCCTGGCACGATTCTCTGCGATGCATGCGGGAGAGTTGGGGCTCCCCTTCAAGCGATATCATATTGCTCCCGTCTGGCGTGGCGAAAAGCCGCAAAAGGGACGCTATCGCGAGTTTGTCCAATGTGATTTCGACACGATTGGCACCCTCTCGAATGCAGCTGATATCGAAACGTTAATGGTGATTTACGATCTGCTAAGTGCGATTGGCTTTACTCAAAATGGTCAGCCCCAATTCGGTATTCGTGTCAATAACCGGCTGATTCTCAATGGTGTCCTCGAGCAGTTGGGTGTGGCGGAAAAATCGGTGGGTGTGCTGCGAGCGATCGATAAGCTCCCTAAAGTTGGCCGGGAAGCCGTGCTGGCCGAGATGGTTGAAAAGGTCTCCCTCACCAACGAACAGGCGGTGCAGGTCCTGGATCTGCTCTCGACTGAAGCCGATCTCGATCAACTGGAAAAACTGCTGGCGGCGAATGCCAAAGCCAGTGAAGGGGTAGCCCGGCTCAGAGAGTTGCTTTCAGCAGCTAAAGAAGCGGGAATTCCAGCCAGCGCCGTGACGATTGATCTTTCGATTGCCCGTGGTCTGGATTATTACACTGGCACCATCTACGAGACCTTTCTGACAGCCCTCCCCACTATTGGAAGTGTCTGTTCGGGTGGTCGATACGACAATCTCGCCGGGCTCTTTACAAAAGAACAACTGCCCGGGATTGGTGCCAGCCTGGGCCTGGATCGATTGCTGGCTGCCATGGAAGAACTGGGCATGATCGGTCATGCCACAACACCCGCAGTGGTCTTCGTGCCCCAGTTCGATGAATCGAAGCTGGGGGCCTATATGCATCTGGCCCGCCGCCTGCGTGCGGCAGGTATCGCGACTGAGGTTTATCCCGAAGCGAAGAAGCTGGGCAAGCAATTGCAGTATGCCGATCGGAAGGGCTTCCGACTGGCAGTCATTGCAGGGAGCGATGAATTCGCGAAGGGCGAATGGCAAGTCAAAGATCTGCAGTCGGGCAGTAAAGAAATGATTGCCGATGCGGTTCTGGAAACCCGCTTACTCGAGATTCTGGCTGCTGGAAAGTGA
- the ccsA gene encoding cytochrome c biogenesis protein yields the protein MATEFLPRTALNELNVPAISKPGLLGLVRSILMPLASLKLTVVLFAMAIFIVLAGTLAQVEDDIWVVIRDYFRTPIAWIRFQIFFPPSFFPDMPKIPGGFYFPGGWLIGTIMAINLLAAHTVRFTFQAKGLRLFSGIGVLLVGAAMTWVVIISGDNASGILPENQQLYDQLWLCLKVSVYASFVLLFASLFWVPLSKPVTWGLLATGLAISIAGIIWLLIPGNSETPSPSSMRILWQLTKGGLAGGCLLAGCLLAFGQRAGIVLLHGGIALLMLSEVLVGTRAVEAQMSLSEGQTQNFVQDVRTVELAISNPLNDKSESVTVIPSNVLLGEPWGWKRYLPSFLGGGSTGGALDETLTDPALPFGIRIHKFYNNAQIVDPKSFATNPATAGHGLKIGAIAAETSKGTDAGGKVDMPAAYVELFKKDATSLGTYLVSALLAESGEIDSVDVDGKKYQLALRFERHYKPYSVTLKDVRRELYIGTSTPKDFSSDLHIYDPARHVDRDVKVWMNNPLRFAGDTLYQTGYHQSPQSGAEFSTISVVANQGWMIPYVSCMIVAIGMLAQFMITLLRFLNRIQKPEPAAMSIAEISDDPRRRPAKRPVVEDEPKPRTWGVWGWIPAGVAVLVFGGYIAGQSMPRSTPFTEFDLASFGELPVVSQGRTKPFDTLARTSLQVLSGKSTYADANDKSQPAIRWLLDIMAQPRVGGDHRVLRIENFELLALLGLERRPGFRYSPMEVADKLPELARQADLAREKPATELTAFEKKLLQFERQIGQLDLLTAAFGLPRIGQENPANDLREAIRRQQALEVRHPPLAVPPAADEDKWQTFASAWTMGIIRSVLSREEQDSQALSYLVTIYSSWAANKPQEFNKAVADYREWLATQNLKDVSLTKLRFEAYFNRVDWFTQAAVVYLAGFVLAMLSWLFWQKPLGRAALALLILGVIVHTLALAGRMYISGRPPVTNLYSSAVFIGWASVLLGILLEAIYRNGIGNVIGATAGYATLLIAWGLAADGDTFDVLQAVLDTQFWLATHVTCITLGYATTYIAGLLGLIYLVRGVLTPSLTPNMHRELYRMTYGVLCFSIFFSFVGTVLGGLWADDSWGRFWGWDPKENGALMIVLWNALALHARWGGLVKERGLAVLAVMGNIVVSWSWFGVNELGVGLHSYGFKEGTLFWLGLFVLSQLVVVMLGLVPKGFWWSARRHPELLSYYDR from the coding sequence ATGGCCACTGAATTTCTCCCTCGCACAGCCCTCAATGAACTGAATGTTCCGGCTATTTCGAAACCTGGCTTGCTGGGCCTCGTTCGATCCATCCTGATGCCTCTGGCTTCGTTGAAGTTGACAGTCGTGCTGTTCGCCATGGCAATCTTTATTGTGCTGGCGGGAACTCTGGCCCAGGTGGAAGACGATATCTGGGTGGTGATCCGTGATTACTTCCGCACGCCGATTGCGTGGATCAGATTTCAGATATTTTTCCCGCCTTCGTTCTTTCCAGATATGCCCAAAATTCCGGGTGGTTTTTACTTCCCGGGGGGGTGGCTGATTGGAACGATCATGGCTATCAACCTGCTGGCAGCTCACACCGTTCGCTTCACCTTTCAGGCGAAGGGGCTGCGTCTTTTTTCCGGAATCGGTGTGCTGCTGGTGGGTGCAGCCATGACCTGGGTCGTCATTATCAGTGGTGATAATGCCAGTGGAATTCTGCCCGAGAATCAACAACTTTACGATCAACTCTGGCTGTGCCTGAAGGTCAGTGTCTATGCTTCGTTTGTGCTGCTCTTTGCCTCTTTATTCTGGGTGCCACTTTCAAAACCTGTGACTTGGGGATTGCTGGCAACAGGTCTGGCCATTTCGATCGCAGGCATTATCTGGTTGCTCATCCCAGGGAATAGTGAAACTCCCAGTCCCTCTTCGATGCGAATTCTCTGGCAATTGACCAAGGGAGGTCTGGCGGGTGGATGCTTACTCGCTGGCTGTCTGCTGGCCTTCGGTCAGCGCGCGGGGATTGTGCTGCTCCATGGTGGAATCGCCCTTCTGATGCTCAGTGAAGTCCTGGTAGGCACGCGAGCTGTCGAAGCTCAAATGTCGCTCTCGGAAGGACAAACGCAAAACTTCGTACAGGACGTGCGGACTGTTGAACTGGCCATTTCGAACCCGCTCAACGACAAAAGCGAATCGGTCACGGTCATTCCTAGCAATGTCCTGCTGGGAGAACCCTGGGGTTGGAAGCGCTATCTCCCCAGCTTTCTGGGTGGTGGTTCAACAGGGGGAGCTCTTGATGAGACGTTGACCGACCCCGCGTTACCTTTCGGCATACGGATTCACAAGTTTTACAACAATGCCCAGATTGTTGATCCCAAATCGTTTGCCACAAATCCTGCGACGGCGGGCCATGGACTCAAGATTGGTGCCATAGCCGCTGAGACTTCCAAGGGGACGGATGCCGGTGGCAAAGTCGATATGCCAGCGGCCTATGTTGAGCTGTTTAAGAAAGACGCGACATCGCTGGGAACTTATCTGGTTTCAGCACTCCTGGCGGAATCGGGTGAAATCGACTCTGTCGATGTCGATGGGAAAAAATATCAACTGGCACTGCGGTTTGAACGTCATTACAAGCCTTACTCGGTCACGCTCAAAGATGTGCGGCGTGAACTCTATATCGGTACCAGTACACCGAAAGATTTTTCCTCGGATCTCCATATTTACGACCCTGCCCGCCATGTGGATCGTGACGTGAAGGTCTGGATGAATAATCCGCTGCGATTTGCAGGGGATACTCTGTATCAGACGGGTTATCACCAGAGTCCCCAATCGGGGGCCGAGTTCTCCACGATCTCGGTGGTGGCGAATCAGGGCTGGATGATTCCTTATGTAAGCTGCATGATCGTGGCGATTGGGATGCTGGCCCAGTTTATGATCACGCTCTTGCGGTTTCTCAATCGCATTCAGAAGCCTGAGCCAGCTGCGATGAGCATAGCAGAGATCAGTGATGATCCCCGTCGGCGACCTGCGAAGCGACCTGTCGTCGAAGATGAACCCAAGCCCAGGACGTGGGGAGTGTGGGGCTGGATTCCTGCGGGAGTCGCTGTGCTGGTCTTTGGGGGTTACATCGCTGGCCAGAGCATGCCGCGTTCGACACCTTTCACAGAGTTTGATCTGGCCTCGTTTGGTGAACTCCCTGTCGTTTCGCAAGGACGTACCAAACCATTTGATACCCTGGCGAGAACATCACTCCAGGTCTTGAGTGGTAAATCGACCTATGCCGATGCCAACGACAAGTCGCAACCGGCCATCCGCTGGCTGCTTGATATTATGGCGCAGCCGCGAGTAGGTGGAGATCACCGGGTGCTGCGGATCGAGAACTTTGAACTGCTGGCACTCCTGGGGCTGGAGCGTCGCCCTGGTTTTCGTTACAGCCCGATGGAAGTGGCTGATAAGCTGCCGGAACTGGCCCGTCAGGCAGATCTGGCTCGAGAAAAACCTGCGACTGAGTTAACGGCTTTTGAGAAGAAGCTGCTGCAGTTTGAGCGCCAGATTGGCCAACTTGATCTGCTGACTGCGGCCTTTGGATTGCCGCGGATTGGTCAGGAGAACCCGGCTAACGATCTGCGTGAAGCGATTCGTCGTCAGCAGGCGCTGGAAGTTCGTCATCCACCACTGGCAGTCCCACCGGCCGCAGATGAAGACAAATGGCAGACATTTGCTTCCGCCTGGACGATGGGCATTATCCGTTCGGTCCTTTCTCGCGAAGAGCAAGACAGCCAGGCACTGTCTTATCTGGTCACGATCTACTCCTCGTGGGCAGCCAATAAGCCTCAGGAATTCAATAAAGCGGTTGCGGATTACCGGGAATGGCTGGCGACACAGAACCTGAAAGATGTTTCGCTGACAAAGTTGCGTTTTGAAGCCTATTTTAACCGGGTCGACTGGTTTACCCAGGCGGCTGTGGTTTACCTGGCGGGATTCGTGCTGGCCATGCTCTCGTGGCTCTTCTGGCAGAAGCCACTCGGGAGAGCCGCACTGGCATTGCTGATTCTGGGCGTCATTGTTCATACGCTCGCGCTGGCAGGCCGGATGTATATTTCGGGACGACCACCCGTGACCAATCTGTATTCTTCGGCTGTCTTCATTGGCTGGGCCAGTGTCCTGCTGGGGATTTTGCTGGAAGCAATCTATCGCAATGGGATTGGCAATGTGATTGGTGCGACAGCTGGATATGCCACACTCCTGATTGCCTGGGGTCTGGCGGCAGATGGGGATACGTTCGATGTGCTGCAGGCCGTGCTGGATACACAATTCTGGCTGGCGACACATGTGACGTGTATCACACTGGGCTATGCGACCACTTACATCGCGGGGCTATTGGGCCTGATCTATCTTGTGCGTGGCGTACTGACACCTTCGCTGACTCCGAACATGCACCGCGAACTGTATCGCATGACCTATGGCGTGTTGTGTTTCTCAATTTTCTTCAGCTTTGTCGGGACTGTGCTCGGCGGACTGTGGGCGGACGACTCGTGGGGCCGCTTCTGGGGATGGGATCCGAAGGAGAACGGCGCCCTGATGATTGTGCTGTGGAATGCACTGGCATTGCATGCCCGCTGGGGAGGCCTGGTGAAAGAACGAGGACTGGCGGTCCTGGCTGTGATGGGGAACATCGTCGTGAGCTGGTCGTGGTTTGGCGTGAACGAATTGGGTGTCGGGCTGCATTCCTATGGGTTCAAAGAAGGAACCCTCTTCTGGCTGGGTCTGTTCGTCCTTTCGCAATTGGTCGTTGTGATGCTGGGGCTGGTACCTAAAGGGTTCTGGTGGAGTGCCCGGAGACATCCGGAACTGCTGAGTTATTACGACCGTTAA